TACCAGGTATGAAGATTGGTAGGAACACAGTTAAGTACTCGAGTTTGAAGATTGGTAGGGCATTTTCGGCTATGAAGTCACTTTTACAGTACTCgagtttgaagtttgaattagagagattaaatAGTTATCGTTTATAGATTTCAATTGGATTATATTATACATTTGAACTACTGCGATTCAGATTCAACAGCTTTACTGTACGTTTTAATGTTCACTGCAATACAGGATTGAACacttttttaacatttttggtACAACTAAACTAAAAAACAACCAACAAGATGAAAGCAACTGAGGCAACTGACAGCAAAGAAAACAAGTTTGCAAAAAACAACCACAATCAGCAACCAAGAACAACCCAAAGCTGAAGCAAAAACAAACAAGAGAAACCGAGACTCCGAGAAAGCAAAAAACTTCTACAAAGAAATTCAGCAGGGAACGGTAGACACAATggcataggaaaaaaaaaaaaaacaaaacaaaaaaaaggaagtaGCATCTCTGAAGTCATTCTGAAAAATATTGActttgctataaaaaaaaatcatgtggagagagagagagagagacacacacacacacaaagggACATACAAGCGGTTACAAGGCATATTTTCTCCCATCCGAGATgctcttattttatacttcgTTTTTGGCATTTGTGTATTCAAGTCAAATGTGGGGGCTGCTCTCTCCGTctaatttttccaaaaataatgctactatatattaatttatatcaTTCTTGGACCGAGTCCGATGTCTGCTTCCGATAATTTCCTCAGTTTCACACTGGAGAACAATTTATCTTCCCTTGCAACTTAGTAATTTGTCTTCCCATGTGCGCAATTATTCAACAATATTGAAgtcaaaaatgacaaaaaaatgcGAAATCATACATGTAAGAAGGGAGTAGAAGGACAATTGAGGTCTTTGATTTTCAGTGCTTTCCCACGAATTTAGTGAAAATTCCATTGAAAGCTTCAACTAAGATGTGCTTGCTTCTTTTCTACTCTACTTTGCTGCTCATTGTTACAGCAGTAGAGGGACAATTTGTATTTCCatgaatttaatgaaaaatccaTTGAAAGCTTCAACTAAGATGTGCTTGCTCCTCTTCAACTCTTCTTTGCTGCTCATCTTCGCAGTACTATTCTCCATAGCTGATGACGCCACGAGTACATTTCAGTCCATTAGAGACGGTGAGACTGTAGTTTCAACTGGCGCAACGTTTGAGCTAGGATTTTGCAGTCCTGATGCTTCTAATAAACGGTACGTGGGGATATGGTACAAGAAGATTTCTGTTAAAACCATTGTATGGGTTGCTAACAGAGACACACCCCTCACTGATTTGTCTGGCGTCCTGAAGGTCACCAACCCCGGAATTCTTGTCCTCAACCACAACATGAGCACAATTTGGTCCTCAAACACATCGAGAACTGCACATAATCCAGTGGCACGTCTTTTGGATTCGGGTAATCTTGTCGTGATAGATAGGAGTGATGATGACCCTGAGAACTTTCTATGGCAAAGTTTTGATTACCCTGGCAATACAGTCTTACCAGGCGCGAAGCTTGGTAGGAACACAGTTACAGGCTTCAATTGGCATCTTAGATCATGGAAAAGTCCTCAGGATCCTTCTCAAGGTAATTATACATATCAATTTGGTCCCAAAGGATATGCAGAAATGTTTCTGAGGGAAGGTTCGGTCATAAAATTTCGGAGTGGACCATGGAATGGAATCCGGTTCAGTGGAATGCCTCAGTTAAATCCAAACTCTCTATACACATACGGTCTTGTTTTTGAGCCTGATGAAATGTACTACAGTTACAAGCCTCGCAACAGCTCAATCCTTTCGAACTTGGTGTTAACTTCAGATGGACTTGCACAGCGCTATACATGGATTGATAGAACCAAAGATTGGTTTCTTTACCTAACAGTCCAGATTGATGACTGTGACAACTATGCATTATGTGGTGTATATGGCTCATGTAACATTGAAAAGTCCCCGGTATGTAGCTGTTTGAAAGGATTTACACCAAAGTTTCCAAAAGAATGGGATGTGGTGGATTGGTCAAATGGCTGTGTGAGAAAGACTTCTCTAAATTGCACCGGAGATGCGTTCCAAAAGTACTCGGGGTTGAAATTGCCTAGCACAGAACTATCCTGGCTTAACAGAAGTATGAACCTCAAAGAATGTGAGATGGTGTGCATGAAGAACTGCTCCTGCACGGCGTATACAAATTTGGATATCCGAGATGGAGGAAGCGGGTGCTTGCTGTGGTACGGCGATCTAATTGATATAAGATACTTTGCTGAAAAAGGGCAAGATATTTATATAAGAATGGCCTCATCGGAACTAGGTATGTAAAAAACAGCTGTTGGTGACTATGCATTTATTCATGATCAAATGCTCGAAACAAAGTCAAGACATAACGAAGTGAAACGTTGTATTAATTCCAACAGTTTAAACCTTGAATTTTGACACAATTAGCAATCTTCTTTTAGAATTGTCTCACAAACTAGCAGCCATTAGTTGGATGACAAACACTAtagagtttttatttatttatttagtactCTCTGACTCATAGATtttctattttaaaaaatatcacTTGTAGATGATGAAAACAATACAAAGATCAACGCTAAATACTCTGATTCCAATGCGAAGAAAATGAGAATCATAATAAGCACTACTGTGTTGTCTACCGGACTGCTGATCATGGGCCTGGTCCTGCTGTTTTATGTTTGGAAGAAGCAGCACCAGAAAGGTGGTAAGTTGGCTGTACTATTCTGCTCCTCTGCTTTCCAAGTTACATAGTTATGCTGTATAGGGAATTTTTTTCACCCCCGTAAATGCGTCTTTGCAGCAAAACTAGGACGCAGCCAAAAGGAGGATTTGGAATTACCGTTATTTGATTTGATGACTGTAGTTTCTGCAACCGGTAACttttcaattgaaaacaaaCTTGGTGAAGGCGGTTTCGGATCTGTCTTTAAGGTAAAACCAGATAGTCCTTCACAGTTTCCAAGTTGCATAGATACATGTAGTTCTGATCATAATATGGAATGATGGATACAAGTAGCGTGCAAACTACAAAGTATGAATTTTGGCCATAACATACGCTGATGGATTTCAGGGTACAATGAAAGATGGACAAGAAATCGCAGTGAAAAGGCTTTCAAAAAGTTCTCACCAAGGACTTGACGAGTTCAAGAATGAAGTTACACATATTGCCAAACTTCAGCATCGGAATCTAGTGAAGCTTCTTGGATACTGCATTCAAGAAGACGAGATGATGCTGATCTACGAGTTCATGCCTAACAAGAGCTTAGACTTCTTTATTTTTGGTTTGACCACTCAAAAACCTTACATTTAGTTCCATTAGTCCACTTATGCTCGCATGATgtattttttgacaattgtgAAATGAACTATGATATGCTGCAGATCAAAGAAGGAGGATGTTATTAGACTGGCCAAAGCGCTTTGAAATTATTAATGGGATAGCTCGAGGGATCCTCTATCTTCATCAAGATTCTAGACTGAGAGTTATCCATAGAGATCTCAAAGCAAGTAACATTTTGTTAGGCAGTGAATTTAACCCGAAAATCTCAGACTTTGGCCTGGCTAGAAGCTTTGGAGGAAATGAAACGaaggcaaaaacaaagaaagtggTCGGAACATAGTAAGTATCCTAAAACACAATTGTACAACTCTTTTTTTACGAATTTTCAAAAACACTAATAGAAACTAGAAAGTCTAGATTCTttgcttataaaaaaaaattttaacacATTGGTTTGCAGCGGTTACATGTCCCCAGAATATGCAATTGATGGTTTCTACTCTATAAAGTCCGACGTCTATAGCTTTGGTGTTTTGGTGCTAGAGATAGTGAGTGGGAGCAAAAATAGAGGATTCTCTCATCCAGACCACAAACTCAACCTTCTTGGACATGTGAGTGTGACAACATCAAATGTCAAGTTAAAATTTCTTATCACTCGATTCTACTACTTCTACTAAGTAGACTAGTTTTCATGTTTTAGGCGTGGATGCTACACACAGAAGGCAGGCCTCTCGAACTACTTGATACATTGGTAGAGGACTCCATCACTTTGCATGAAGTTGTACGAACGATTCATGTGGGTCTTTTGTGCGTGCAGCATAATCCAGAAGACAGGCCGAGCATGTCAGCTGCAGTTCTAATGTTGGGTGGTGAAGGTGCATTGCCCCCACCTCTAAAACCTGGTTTCTATAGTGAGAGGGATTTGACTGAACTCGAAGCCAGTCATTCTTCTAAAGCATGCTCAGCTAATGAAGTCACTATATCACTACTCGATGCTCGATAAAATATGGGAAATGATTTTCGCACACATCTGTCCTTATTTTGTCTCTtgattttcctataacttcttcAATTGGAAGACAATGTTATATAAGTCATTGTCACATAGCGACACTCTTTAGGCCGATTCACAAAAATTTGTGAATATGATCAGAATTGTCATATTATAAATTGATTTGTAAAGATAatatttcaaccaaaaaaagaaaaaacaatcaaTAAAATATGATATTGTTTAGTcattaatgtcacatcccggcccgggcccccactaCATCATgggctcgtgctaggtagagataagaaCATAcgtataaggcttacaggatcctcacccttaggcgatgtgggatcttacaattaAGCTATATAAAAACAATCAATAAAAGTATTACAAACCGTTTGTGAGGAATTCTCATTTTTTAGTGGTCAAGCATTGTTCATTTTTAAggccaaaaaatgaaaatcaacaGAGAAAAATTCCAACAGATTTCAGTATGTGGCTAGAACAAATTTTCGTCGATTGGAACATTTTCGAAATGTTTTAagtgaattttgaaaaattttacAGTGCAACAAAAATTCTACGAAAATAAGTTTTATGACGTTTTTGTTGAATTCCCCAAAACAGAGTAAAAATCTTAAATAATAATTGTATATAAAAaaggaagttttaacaaaatatttctggtattgttcacttttaacgaaaaaccatatttttatccttccttgatactattcaccacacatttatttatcatttttcattaaaactaaaatttttttggaatttttgttagtttttttggTCAAGCAAATTTCCACCTTATCACCAAGTTAAGTGGtaaatgtaaataaataaaataaaataaaaaaagagagagcATTGTGTTGTCTGTTCCTCTCATCTTTCCCTCTTGTAAAGCCCTAATCTTCCCCTGGATTGAACTTTCTTCTGGGTTGGCTGGCCTCTGCAACATTTTCTGCCAATAAAGGTcagttctttctctctctctctctctgtttgttTTGAGAATTGGGAATTTCCCGTGTTCTTGAACCATTTCTATATTTATTAGATTAAGTAAAGGAAACAAATTGTTCCAGTTTTTTTCCACGTTTTGGATTGAATTAGTTGATGGGTAACAATTAATGAAGCTAAATCTAGATTGCAAATTGTTGCCAATTGGTGTTATGGGCTCTTGTCACTtatgatttgtttgtttgaaaattgGGGAGGAAAGTAATACAATTTTTGAAACAAACCCAACATTTTAACAGTTGCATAAATCTTAATGGAGACAGTAATCGTTCGTCGCTGCATCGAGTGTGTTTAAAGATTTTCAATCTTCTGTATGAGCAAAGACTACCCCGTTTGGACAATATACTTGGAAGAAATATGGTTGCAAGGTTGGTTTAGTGTTTGGAAGTGTTTCCGGTCGATGCTGTAGCATGTAGTCTTCATCTTGCAGAACATTTAagcaattttatttgttttcatattAGACAATCGTTTGACTTAGCCACACTGCTAGTTTGTGTTGAGTTTAGATGACATTGTGGCAGATTTTGGACATCACTTCAATTTCCTGACTAGCGAGATTATTAGATCGAAGTTTAATAAGAAAAGTTTTTGTGTTGGTTGCTCATACTAGTGATTGGAAAAACTTGGTTTATAACTTTATCTATGCATAGGTCAAATGTCCCCTTGGCATGCAACGTACCATAGATCTTGCATTTCTAGCGTACATATACAATCAATAGTTGAGCAGCTTGACTTTTTTAAGGACCTTAGGAGAGCCCtttttcaatataaaatgtcATCTCTGTACACACATAtatttgtatgtatatatttatgctTCACATGCCTTCTTTACAATACGTAGATGGTTCAATTTTTGTGGCTTCAACTTAGGGGTCAAGGAGTTCCTAAATTctcataagaaaaagaaaaaaaaagaaaaaaagaggagatTCTGATTGATGAATGATTATGCTGTTTTCAGTTTATTAATTTTGAGTTATGTCAGTGGTAACCTGTGCCTCTCTTCAAAATCAGGTAGCAAGTATACCCAAAGGGTTTCATGGCAGGTAATGGCCTGCCATCTCTAGGTCGTGTGAAGCTAACTGATCTGGCACCTGCTGAAGGCCTTCCATCAGATTCTTACAAACAATCTGTTTCAACTTTGTCACAATCACTAGCACTCTATTCTGCTGCCATCATTCAGTTTCCAGTGAGTGATGGGGCTCTTTTGATGTCGGGTTTAGATTCGGCTCGCCTCTACTTCCACCAGAAAGCATCATCCCCAGCTGCAGATATGGTTAATAACAATGACCCTCGTGACTGTTGCAAGACTTCCGGTTATAACGCAGATCCTCAATTGTGGCTAGAAACGTATGATTACAGACCTGGACTCCCTCCTTTAGAGCCCAACAACACAACGGAATTTCCTCCAGCAGCTTTACCAGATATATTTTCACTGCTTGCAAAGGCAGCTCGAGATATATTGGACGCTATCAGCTTCTATTTGAACTTGAGGAGCTCACCATTTACTGAAGTACTGATAATGGTCCCGTATGAAACCGGTAAATATCTTCTTCAGTATTATCTGTCTGTTGTCATGCAAGGCCATCATTTCAGGGGACACGACACCATAGTTTTACGACCCAAGAGGATGGCCAGTTGGTTATGTTTTCTGACCATGAGCATCAAGTTGACAAAAGCTTGTTATATCTTGCCAAGTCAAACAAGGCTGGTCTACACATAAAGGACTTTCAGGGTGGTCGGTTTCTTGTGGACGAAGATCTTGGTCCTCAAGAAGCTATTGTTTACCCTGGACTTGCACTCTATCAGGCAACTGCAGGATATGTTAACCCTGCACTGCAGAGAACGGAGACCGTTAATACACAGAGCAACTTGTTTGGGCGATGTTCTTTTGCTTTTAAATTCATTCCTAAATCCATGACCAGTCTTAGTTGTTCAGAGATGAGAGCTGCTGGTCATGGGGTTGAAGCTCAGTTCCAGCTTCCAGTAGCGGTTGATGACTTTATGCAGAGATCTCAACCCACCAATCAACTCTTTAACAGACAGTTTCCAAAGTTCCAATTTCCATGCAGCACAAGATGGTATGCTGCATTTAATCTTCTTTACCAATTGCCTTCTTGTTACATACTGTAAATTGATTTCATGAATgcaatttttttaatgacaGCTTACTTTAATTAGGATTGGTCTTACTGACTGAAGCACCTGCACACACCAAAAATAAGTTCAATGTATAAGCTAAATTAAGTCCAACTCTATTGATAGTAATCATCAACTACGTAATAGTTTTCGCATTTCTGCTGTCGTAAACAAGGATCTTCAATCTAGTTTTATCTTCTAAAATATATCCGTCTCTTGAGTCCTCTTGATATTGGATTGCACGTGTTTATGTGTATCTCTTATGTGAGAAGGTTTTAACAGCAGGTCCTTGGATCAATGAAATGCTGGTACAGGATCTATGAAGCCTTTCTTGAGGAGGAGAAAGAGTGAAAGAACCAAACCTTTGCCACCTTCCAAGAGATTGTGGGTCGAGGCCCAGAGAGTCCTGAAGGAAAGGGTTCAAGACATTGCAGACAAGAAGGGAATCAAGCTGAGGTTCTGCAACCTGAAGGAGTGTGAGAATCACATTCAGACACTTGATAGCCCCTGTGCCAATATAAGAATGGAGATTGGGTGGCCACACGGGGTGCCATTTGTTCATCCCCATGATCTCCCCAATAAGGCAAATATCAGTTTCCTTGAAGCCTATGAACCTGGTTGGACAGCTActcatgatatggagttaagtcTAACCGAACCTGGACAGGTTGGCCAGTCAGCTCTCGgttaattgtaattgtaagtCCCAATTTAGCAATCAAGTAAAAAAGTTCGTATGGGTAGCCAACCGAGAGACACCGCTCACTGATTCATCAGGTCTACTCACTGTCACCATCCCTGGAATTCTTGTCCTTGTTGATACTAACAGGACAAGCGTTTGGTCCTCGAACACACCAACATCTGCGTCAAATCCAGCAGCGCAGCTTTCGGATTCAGAAATCTTGTTGTGACAGATTGTAATGATCGTACCGACCCTGAGAATTTTACGTGGCAGAGTTTTGATTACCCTGGTGACACATTCCTACTGGGTACAAAACTCGGTAGGAACACATTTACTTGCTTTGCTTGTGAAATATAGTTCTTGATACATTACTTTGCACTGGTTACATTACATGTCCCCGGAATATGTCTTCGATGAGTTCTACTAGATAAAATCTGATCTATAGCTTTGGTGTTATGGTGCTCGAGATAGTGAATGGGAAGAGAAACAAAGGATTTTCTCATCCAGGCGATAGCCTCAACCTGCTAGGACATGTAAGTGCCAGCTGTCAAGTTGATAATTTTTCGTCGAATTATGCTAGGGGGACTATATTCTGACTGCATTAGCTAATGATATACAGTGTGTGACGGTGACTTCTCTAGTAACATCTGGTGACGATAACTCATTTGTAAAATGGATTCGATTCCgcttaaaatataaaatgtggTTCGTCTAGCATCATTGTTTATATTTACTCGATTCTTTATACTTCTATTTATTCAGTACGATTGGTGGTTGTGATCTTTTAGGCATGGAATTAACACACAATAGGCAAGTCCATTGAACTACTCGATACATCAGTAGGAGACTTTAGTAATCCACATGACTTTTTGCGGTCGATCCATGTGCCTTTTATGCATGCTGCGAAATCCGGCTGTAGTTCTGATATTGAGTGGTGAAAGTGCATTGTCTCAACCTCAAAAACCTGGTTTTTACAGTGAAAGGGATCTAGAGGACCTCAAAGTCGATCCTTGTGCAAACAAGGCTAGAGCATTTTCAGCTAATGAAGTCACTTTTACAGTACTCGAGTTTGAAGATTGGTAGGGCATTTTCAGCTATGAAGTCACTTTTACAGTACTCgagtttgaagtttgaattagagagattaaatAGTTATCATTTATAGATTTCAATTGGATTAGATTATATATTTGAACTATTGTGATTCAGATTCAACAGCTTTACTGTACGTTCTTATGTTTACTGCAATACAGGATTGAACATTTTGTTTTGGTACAACTTAGCTGAAAAACGACCAACAACATGAAAGCAACTGAGGCAACTGACAGCATTGGAAACAAGGTTGCAAAAAACAACCACAATCAGCAGCCAAGAACAACCCAAAGCAGAAGCAAAAACAATAAGAGAAAcagatacaaagaaattcagcaGGGAACGGTAGACACAATGGCATAAAAAGAAGGCAGTAGCATCCCTGGAATCATTCTGAAAATTATTGACtttgctataaaaaaaattcacgcGAAGAGAGAGAGACGCACACACAAAGGGACATACAACCGGTTACAAGGCATACTCTCTCCCACCCGAGATGCTCTTATTTGAAACTCTGTTTTTGGCATTTGTGTATTCAAGTCAAATGTAGGGGCTGCTCTCTTCGTCAAATGTAGGGGCTGTTTTTGGCATTTATGTATTCAAAAATGACGGCAAAAATGCGAAATCATACACGTAAGAAGGGCGTAGAGGGACAATTTATGTTCCCatgaatttaatgaaaaatccgTTGAAAGCTTCAACTAAGATGTGCTTGCTCCTCTTCTACTCTTCTTTGCTGCTCATCTTCGCAGCAGTATTCTCCATAGCTGATGACGCCACGAGTACATTTCAGTCCATTAGAGACGGTGAGACTGTAGTTTCAACTGGCGGTACGTTTGAGCTAGGATTTTGCAGTCCTGATGCTTCTAATAGACGGTACGTGGGGATATGGTACAAGCACATATCTGTTACAACCATTGTATGGGTTGCCAACAGAGACAAGCCCCTGGGTGATTTGTCCGGCGTTCTGAAGGTCACCAACTCTGGAATTCTTGTCCTCAACCACAACATGAGCACAGTTTGGTCCTCCAACACATCGAGAACTGCACAGAATCCAGTGGCACGTCTTTTGGATTCGGGTAATCTTGTCGTGATAGATAGGAGTGATGATGACTCTGAGAACTTTCTGTGGCAAAGTTTTGATTACCCTGGCGACACATTCTTACCAGGTATGAAGATTGGTAGGAACACGGTTACAGGCTTCAATTGGCATCTTAGATCGTGGAAAAGTCCTCAGGATCCTTCTCAAGGCAATTGTACAAATCAACTTGGTCCCAAAGGATATGCAGAATTATTTCTGAGGGAAGGTTCGGTCATTAAATTTCGGTCTGGACCATGGAATGGAGTCTGGTTCAGTGGAAACCCTCAGTTAAATCAAAACTCTATATACACATACAGTCTTGTTTCTGAGCGTGATGAAATGTACTACAGTTACAAGCTTCACAACAGCTCAATCTTTTCAAGGTTGATGTTAACTTCAGATGGACTTCTGCAGCGCTACACATGGATTGATAGAACCAAAGGTTGGGTTCTTTACCAAACAGTCCAAATTGATGACTGTGACAACTATGCATTGTGTGGTGTACATGGTGCATGTAACATTCAAAAGTCCCCGGTTTGTAGCTGTTTGAAAGGATTTACACCAAAGTTTCCGAAAGAATGGGATTTGGCAGATTGGTCTAATGGTTGTGTGAGAAAGACTTCTCTAAATTGCACCGGAGACGTGTTCCAAAAGTACTCGGGGTTGAAATTGCCTAGCACAGAACAATCCTGGTTTAACAAAAGTATGAACCTCAAGGAATGTGAGATGGTGTGCATGAAGAACTGCTCCTGCACGGCTTATTCAAATTTGGATATCCGGGATGGAGGAACTGGGTGCTTGCTGTGGTACGGTGGTCTAATTGATATAGTATACATTGCTGAAAACGTGCAAGATATTTATATAAGAATGGCCGCAGCagaaaaaggtatgtaaaaAACACTTGTTGGTGACAATGCATTTAGTCATAATCATATGCTCGAAACAAAGTCAAGACATAACGAGGTGAAACATTGTACTAATACTAACagtttaaactttgaattttgacACAATTAGCAATATCTTATTTTAGAATTGTCTCACAAACTAGAAACTATTAGTTGGATGATAGAGATTAtacagtttttatttatttattactgTCCGACTCATAGATTTTCTGTCTTAAAAAatatcattcatagatcatgaAGACGATCCAAAGATCAACGCTAAATACTCTGAAACCAATGCAAAGAAAATGAGAATCATAATAAGCACTACTATGTTGTCTATCGGACTGCTGATCATGGGCCTTACCCTGTTGTTTTATGTTTGGAAGAAGCAGCACCAAAAAGGTGGTAAGTTGGTCGTATTATTGTGCCCCTCTGCTTTCCAAACTACATAGTTCAGTTGTATAGGGAATTTTTTTCACCCATCACTGCATCTTTGCAGGAAAACTGGGACGCAACCAAAATGAGGATCTGGAATTACCGTTATTTGATTTGATGACTGTAGTTTCTGCAACCGGTAACttttcaattgaaaacaaaCTTGGTGAAGGCGGTTTCGGATCTGTCTTTAAGGTAAAACCAGATAATCCATCATAGTTCTGAAGTTGTATAGATACATGTACTTCTGGTCATAATATGTAATGATGGATACAAGTAGTGTGCAAACTACAAAGTATGAATTTTGGTCATAACATACGCTGATGGATTTCAGGGTACGATGGAAGATGGACAAGAAATCGCAGTGAAAAGGCTTTCAAAAAGTTCTAGACAAGGACTCGACGAGTTCAAGAATGAAGTTACACATATTGCCAAACTTCAGCACAGGAATCTAGTGAAGCTTCTTGGATGTTGCATTCAAGAAGACGAGATGATACTGATCTACGAGTTCATGCCCAACAAGAGCTTAGACTTCTTTATTTTCGGTTTGACCACTCAAAAACCTTGCATTTAGTTTGATTAGTCAGCTTATGCTAGCAGCCTAGCACAATGTATTTTGTGACAAttgtgaattatgatatttTGCAGATCAAAGAAGAAGGATGTTATTAGACTGGCCGAAGCGCTTTGAAATTATTAATGGGATAGCTCGAGGGCTCCTCTATCTTCATCAAGATTCTAGATTGAGAGTTATTCATAGAGATCTCAAAGCAAGTAACATTTTATTAGGCAGTGAATTTAACCCGAAAATCTCAGACTTTGGCCTGGCTAGAAGCTTTGGAGGAAatgaaacaaaagcaaaaacaaagaaagtggTCGGAACATAGTAAGTATCCTAAAACATAATTGTACCACTCTTTTTTTACGAATTTTCAAAAACACTAATAGAAACTAGAAAGTCTAGATTCTTTGTgtataaaaatgttttttgacACATTCGTCTGCAGTGGTTACATGTCCCCAGAATATACAATTGATGGTTTCTACTCTATAAAGTCCGATGTCTATAGCTTTGGTGTTCTAGTGCTAGAGATAGTGAGCGGGAGCAGAAATAGAGGATTCTCTCATCCAGACCACAAACTCAACCTTCTTGGACATGTGAGTGTGACAACATCAAATGTCAAGTTAAAAATTCTCATCGCTCGACTCTGCTACTTCTGCTAAGTAGACTTGTTTTCATGTTTTAGGCATGGATGCTACACACAGAAGGCAGGCCTCTCAAACTGCTTGATGCATCAGTAGAGGACTCCGTCACTCTGCATGAAGTTGTAAGAACGATTCATGTGGGTCTTTTGTGCGTGCAGCGGAATCCAGAAGACAGACCGAGCATGTCAGCTATAGTTCTAATGTTGGGTGGTGAAGGTGTGTTGCCCCCACCTCTAAAACCTGGTTTTTATAGTGAAAGGGATCTAACTGAACTCGAAACCAATTATTCTTCTAAAGCATGCTCAGCTAATGAAGTCACTATTTCACTAGTTGAGGCTCGATAAAATTTTGGAAAATGATTTTCGTACACACTTTCGTCTTTATTTTGTGTCTtgattttcctataacttcttcaattggaaggcaaTGTTATATAAGTCATTGTCACATAGCTACACTCTTTAGGCCGATTCGCAAAAATTTGTGAATATAATTAGAACTGTCATATTATAAATCGA
This genomic stretch from Pyrus communis chromosome 2, drPyrComm1.1, whole genome shotgun sequence harbors:
- the LOC137725843 gene encoding G-type lectin S-receptor-like serine/threonine-protein kinase At4g27290 isoform X1 is translated as MNLMKNPLKASTKMCLLLFYSSLLLIFAAVFSIADDATSTFQSIRDGETVVSTGGTFELGFCSPDASNRRYVGIWYKHISVTTIVWVANRDKPLGDLSGVLKVTNSGILVLNHNMSTVWSSNTSRTAQNPVARLLDSGNLVVIDRSDDDSENFLWQSFDYPGDTFLPGMKIGRNTVTGFNWHLRSWKSPQDPSQGNCTNQLGPKGYAELFLREGSVIKFRSGPWNGVWFSGNPQLNQNSIYTYSLVSERDEMYYSYKLHNSSIFSRLMLTSDGLLQRYTWIDRTKGWVLYQTVQIDDCDNYALCGVHGACNIQKSPVCSCLKGFTPKFPKEWDLADWSNGCVRKTSLNCTGDVFQKYSGLKLPSTEQSWFNKSMNLKECEMVCMKNCSCTAYSNLDIRDGGTGCLLWYGGLIDIVYIAENVQDIYIRMAAAEKDHEDDPKINAKYSETNAKKMRIIISTTMLSIGLLIMGLTLLFYVWKKQHQKGGKLGRNQNEDLELPLFDLMTVVSATGNFSIENKLGEGGFGSVFKGTMEDGQEIAVKRLSKSSRQGLDEFKNEVTHIAKLQHRNLVKLLGCCIQEDEMILIYEFMPNKSLDFFIFDQRRRMLLDWPKRFEIINGIARGLLYLHQDSRLRVIHRDLKASNILLGSEFNPKISDFGLARSFGGNETKAKTKKVVGTYGYMSPEYTIDGFYSIKSDVYSFGVLVLEIVSGSRNRGFSHPDHKLNLLGHAWMLHTEGRPLKLLDASVEDSVTLHEVVRTIHVGLLCVQRNPEDRPSMSAIVLMLGGEGVLPPPLKPGFYSERDLTELETNYSSKACSANEVTISLVEAR
- the LOC137725843 gene encoding G-type lectin S-receptor-like serine/threonine-protein kinase At4g27290 isoform X2, encoding MNLMKNPLKASTKMCLLLFYSSLLLIFAAVFSIADDATSTFQSIRDGETVVSTGGTFELGFCSPDASNRRYVGIWYKHISVTTIVWVANRDKPLGDLSGVLKVTNSGILVLNHNMSTVWSSNTSRTAQNPVARLLDSGNLVVIDRSDDDSENFLWQSFDYPGDTFLPGMKIGRNTVTGFNWHLRSWKSPQDPSQGNCTNQLGPKGYAELFLREGSVIKFRSGPWNGVWFSGNPQLNQNSIYTYSLVSERDEMYYSYKLHNSSIFSRLMLTSDGLLQRYTWIDRTKGWVLYQTVQIDDCDNYALCGVHGACNIQKSPVCSCLKGFTPKFPKEWDLADWSNGCVRKTSLNCTGDVFQKYSGLKLPSTEQSWFNKSMNLKECEMVCMKNCSCTAYSNLDIRDGGTGCLLWYGGLIDIVYIAENVQDIYIRMAAAEKDHEDDPKINAKYSETNAKKMRIIISTTMLSIGLLIMGLTLLFYVWKKQHQKGKLGRNQNEDLELPLFDLMTVVSATGNFSIENKLGEGGFGSVFKGTMEDGQEIAVKRLSKSSRQGLDEFKNEVTHIAKLQHRNLVKLLGCCIQEDEMILIYEFMPNKSLDFFIFDQRRRMLLDWPKRFEIINGIARGLLYLHQDSRLRVIHRDLKASNILLGSEFNPKISDFGLARSFGGNETKAKTKKVVGTYGYMSPEYTIDGFYSIKSDVYSFGVLVLEIVSGSRNRGFSHPDHKLNLLGHAWMLHTEGRPLKLLDASVEDSVTLHEVVRTIHVGLLCVQRNPEDRPSMSAIVLMLGGEGVLPPPLKPGFYSERDLTELETNYSSKACSANEVTISLVEAR